In a single window of the Pseudomonas sp. B21-015 genome:
- the colR gene encoding two-component system response regulator ColR, translating into MRILLVEDNRDILANLADYLGLKGYTVDCAQDGLSGLHLAATEHYDLIVLDIMLPGIDGYTLCKRLREDARRDTPVIMLTARDQLDDRLQGFKSGADDYLIKPFALSELAARIEAVMRRAQGGGRRALQVGDLSYDLDTLEVTREGRLLKLNPVGLKLLAVLMQKSPHVLRREILEEALWGDDCPDSDSLRSHVHQLRQVIDKPFAKPLLHTVHGVGYRLAEGRDGV; encoded by the coding sequence ATGCGAATTCTATTGGTTGAAGACAACCGCGATATCCTGGCCAACCTGGCCGATTATCTGGGGCTCAAAGGTTACACCGTGGATTGCGCGCAGGACGGTTTATCTGGCCTGCACCTGGCGGCCACCGAGCATTACGATTTGATCGTACTCGATATCATGCTGCCCGGAATCGATGGTTACACTCTGTGCAAGCGCTTGCGCGAAGACGCCCGCCGCGACACGCCGGTGATCATGCTCACTGCTCGCGATCAACTGGACGACCGCTTGCAAGGCTTCAAGTCCGGTGCCGACGATTACCTGATCAAACCCTTTGCCCTGTCCGAACTGGCGGCGCGCATCGAGGCGGTCATGCGCCGTGCCCAGGGTGGCGGTCGCCGTGCCTTGCAGGTCGGCGATCTGAGCTACGACCTCGACACCCTCGAAGTGACCCGCGAAGGCCGTCTGCTGAAACTCAACCCGGTGGGCCTGAAATTGCTGGCCGTGTTGATGCAGAAAAGCCCGCACGTGCTGCGCCGGGAAATTCTCGAAGAGGCCCTGTGGGGCGATGACTGTCCGGACAGCGACAGCCTGCGCAGCCACGTCCATCAATTGCGCCAGGTGATCGACAAACCGTTCGCCAAACCCCTGCTGCACACGGTACACGGCGTCGGTTATCGCTTGGCCGAGGGCCGTGATGGAGTTTAA
- a CDS encoding HAMP domain-containing sensor histidine kinase, with protein sequence MEFKQSLAQRIIIAFALMSALVAGAFALGIIATVHLVEEKLISAGLGGDLQRLLLMDSVSDWSHRPEPDQLFYFSGGPGDFELPKDLRHLDSGFHEVFRENLSYHAMVEIVDGRRYVLLQDQSDFEERERVLFAVVLVGFVLSLALAVFLGWVLARKVMAPVVRLARQVRHRDQLLGLAPPLAPDYAADEVGELAVAFDATLGRLRQALTRERLFTSDVSHELRTPLMVLASSCELLLENPAIDQRGRAQVERIARACAEMRELVQTFLMLARAQHEDASMAPRQSLSQVADGLLCQWREPIEAKGLTLNVELGNPPDTRYNATLLHAVMGNLLRNALHYTERGFIRLALTDTGFVVEDSGVGIPEEKREAMFEPFVRGSEKRGEGLGLGLSLVQRICENQGWSVSLTNMEPNGCRFQVELGASRV encoded by the coding sequence ATGGAGTTTAAGCAGAGCCTTGCGCAACGGATCATCATCGCCTTTGCGTTGATGAGCGCACTGGTCGCGGGAGCCTTCGCCCTGGGCATCATAGCGACCGTGCATCTGGTGGAAGAGAAACTGATTTCGGCAGGTCTGGGCGGCGATTTGCAGCGCCTGTTGCTGATGGACAGTGTGTCGGACTGGAGCCACCGCCCCGAGCCGGACCAGCTGTTTTATTTCAGCGGCGGGCCGGGCGACTTTGAGTTGCCCAAGGATTTGCGGCACCTGGACTCGGGTTTTCATGAAGTCTTCCGCGAGAATCTGTCGTATCACGCGATGGTCGAAATCGTCGACGGACGGCGTTATGTACTGTTGCAGGACCAGAGCGATTTCGAAGAGCGTGAACGGGTGCTGTTTGCCGTGGTGCTGGTGGGGTTCGTGTTGAGCCTGGCATTGGCGGTATTTCTGGGCTGGGTGTTGGCGCGCAAGGTGATGGCGCCGGTGGTGCGACTGGCCCGTCAGGTGCGTCATCGCGATCAGTTGTTGGGCCTGGCGCCGCCACTGGCTCCGGATTATGCCGCCGATGAAGTGGGTGAACTGGCCGTGGCCTTCGACGCCACCCTCGGGCGCTTGCGTCAGGCGTTGACCCGTGAGCGGCTGTTCACCAGTGACGTCAGCCACGAGCTGCGCACGCCGTTGATGGTGCTGGCCAGTTCCTGTGAACTGTTGCTGGAAAACCCCGCCATCGATCAGCGCGGACGTGCCCAGGTCGAGCGAATTGCCCGTGCGTGCGCAGAGATGCGCGAGCTGGTACAAACTTTCCTCATGCTGGCCCGCGCCCAGCATGAAGACGCCAGCATGGCCCCCCGGCAGAGCCTCAGTCAGGTGGCCGACGGGCTGCTTTGCCAATGGCGCGAGCCGATCGAAGCCAAGGGCCTGACGTTGAACGTTGAGTTGGGCAATCCTCCGGACACTCGCTATAACGCGACGCTTTTGCACGCGGTGATGGGTAACCTGTTGCGTAATGCGCTGCATTACACCGAGCGTGGGTTTATCCGCTTGGCCCTGACCGATACGGGGTTTGTGGTCGAAGACAGTGGTGTAGGCATTCCCGAGGAAAAACGCGAGGCGATGTTCGAGCCTTTCGTGCGCGGCAGCGAGAAGCGTGGCGAGGGCCTGGGGCTTGGACTGTCGCTGGTGCAGCGGATCTGCGAGAACCAGGGCTGGAGTGTCAGCCTGACGAATATGGAACCCAATGGCTGCCGTTTTCAGGTGGAGTTGGGGGCGTCCCGGGTTTGA
- a CDS encoding class I SAM-dependent methyltransferase — MAGPIKLDFSEKYDDEHSRKYLRKHQAGLGRRLSHWRDEQLARKALALAGEPGLILDLPCGAGRFWPLLAQKHNRVIIGADNSKSMLKTAMQAQPAEVVKRVQPLQTSAFDIALPDNAVDSIFCMRLLHHIGEAEHRLTILREFERVTRDSVIVSLWVDGNFKAWKRKRAEKRRGQEGFQNRFVLPAATVEKEFEQAGFRIQEQLDFLLLYAMWRVYVLRKR, encoded by the coding sequence ATGGCTGGCCCGATCAAACTCGATTTTTCCGAAAAGTACGACGATGAACACTCCCGCAAGTATTTGCGCAAGCATCAAGCGGGGCTCGGTCGCCGACTGTCCCACTGGCGCGACGAGCAACTGGCGCGAAAAGCGCTGGCGCTGGCCGGTGAGCCTGGCCTGATCCTCGACTTGCCCTGCGGTGCCGGGCGTTTCTGGCCGCTGCTGGCGCAAAAGCACAACCGTGTCATCATCGGCGCCGACAACTCGAAGTCCATGTTGAAGACTGCCATGCAGGCGCAACCCGCCGAGGTGGTAAAACGGGTACAACCCTTGCAAACTTCTGCATTCGACATTGCCTTGCCCGATAACGCCGTCGACAGCATTTTCTGCATGCGTTTGCTCCATCACATCGGTGAAGCCGAGCATCGACTGACCATTCTGCGCGAATTCGAGCGTGTCACCCGCGACAGCGTGATTGTTTCGTTGTGGGTAGACGGCAATTTCAAGGCCTGGAAACGCAAGCGCGCCGAGAAACGGCGTGGGCAGGAGGGTTTCCAGAATCGATTTGTGTTACCGGCTGCCACGGTTGAAAAAGAATTCGAGCAGGCGGGTTTCCGTATTCAGGAACAACTAGACTTTTTACTGCTCTATGCCATGTGGCGGGTTTACGTATTACGCAAGAGGTAA
- a CDS encoding lipopolysaccharide kinase InaA family protein: MAVQCAAETEVASQDRFDYFWNRRGEWVEEPNVRRGGESGVQRVMGSDGQLLYAKRQTGHIYRSWLHPFGRPTVLRERDALIGLRLLDVRVPEIVFCGAQRDPVHIWRALLVTKSLDGFEEIEHWYAGGGRERYGEAVHDRVLKDLADNLARMHKGRWQHSCLYIKHVFVRVTGEGGSAKVEVALIDLEKCRQRLTARQAATHDLKQLRRHSSFSDTDWKKLVYFYETASGSAIKGL; this comes from the coding sequence ATGGCAGTGCAATGTGCAGCAGAAACGGAAGTCGCTTCTCAGGACCGCTTCGACTACTTCTGGAATCGGCGCGGTGAATGGGTAGAAGAACCCAACGTTCGTCGCGGTGGAGAAAGTGGCGTGCAGCGCGTCATGGGCAGTGATGGACAGCTGCTCTATGCCAAGCGTCAAACCGGTCATATCTATCGCAGCTGGTTGCACCCGTTCGGTCGGCCGACGGTGTTGCGTGAGCGCGATGCACTCATCGGCCTGCGCCTGCTCGACGTTCGCGTTCCAGAGATCGTTTTCTGCGGCGCACAACGCGATCCCGTTCACATATGGCGCGCATTGCTGGTCACCAAGTCGCTGGATGGCTTTGAGGAAATCGAACATTGGTACGCAGGCGGCGGTCGCGAGCGTTACGGTGAGGCGGTGCATGATCGCGTATTGAAGGATCTGGCCGACAACCTGGCCCGTATGCACAAGGGCCGTTGGCAGCACAGCTGCCTCTACATCAAGCACGTATTCGTGCGGGTCACCGGGGAAGGTGGGTCGGCGAAGGTCGAAGTTGCCCTGATTGATCTGGAGAAATGCCGGCAGCGTTTGACCGCCCGTCAGGCAGCGACCCATGACCTGAAGCAACTGCGTCGCCACTCGTCGTTCAGCGATACGGACTGGAAAAAACTCGTCTATTTTTACGAGACGGCGTCTGGCAGCGCTATCAAAGGCTTATAG
- a CDS encoding multidrug efflux RND transporter permease subunit — protein MAFTDPFIRRPVLATVVSLLIVLLGFQAWSKLPLRQYPQMENALITVTTAYPGANAETIQGYITQPMQQSLASAEGIDYMTSVSRQNFSVISIYARIGSNSDRLFTELLAKANEVKNQLPQDAEDPVLSKEAADASVLMYISFFSKELSNPQITDYLSRVIQPKLATLPGMAEAEILGNQVFAMRLWLDPVKLAGFGLSASDVTDAVRHYNFLSAAGEVKGEYVVTSINANTELKSAEAFGAIPLKVDGDSRVLLRDVARVEMGAENYNSVSSFGGTPSVYIGIKATPGANPLDVIREVRKIMPDLEAQLPPNLKGEIAYDATLFIQASIDEVVKTLFEAVLIVIVVVFLFLGALRSVVIPVVTIPLSMIGVMFFMQMMGYSINLLTLLAMVLAIGLVVDDAIVVVENIHRHIEEGKTPLDAALEGAAEIAMPVVSMTITLAAVYAPIGFLTGLTGALFKEFALTLAGAVVISGVVALTLSPMMCALLLRHDENPTGLAHRLDVIFEGLKRRYQSVLHGTLNTRPVVLVFAVIVLCLIPVLLKFTQSELAPDEDQGVIFMMANAPQPANLDYMNTYTDEFLAIFKEFPEYYSSFQINGFNGVQSGIGGFLLKPWNERSRTQMQILPEVQGKLASIPGLQIFGFNLPSLPGTGEGLPFQFVINSANSYESLLEVMDRVKKRAMESGKFAFVDVDLAFDKPEVVVDIDRAKAAQMGVSMQDLGGTLATMLGEAEINRFTIEGRSYKVIAQVERPFRDNPDWLNHYYVKNTKGELLPLSTLITVTDRARPRQLNQFQQLNSAILSGVPLVSMGEAIDTVRQIAREEAPAGYAVDYAGASRQYVQEGSALWVTFALALAIIFLVLAAQFESFRDPLVILVTVPLSICGALIPLFLGWSSMNIYTQVGLVTLIGLISKHGILIVEFANQLRKEKGLTPREAVEEAAAIRLRPVLMTTAAMVFGMVPLIIATGAGAVSRFDIGTVIATGMSIGTLFTLFVLPCIYTLLAKPDKP, from the coding sequence ATGGCTTTTACCGACCCGTTCATCCGCCGCCCGGTGCTCGCCACCGTGGTCAGCCTGTTGATTGTGCTGCTGGGCTTCCAGGCCTGGAGCAAGTTGCCGCTGCGCCAATACCCGCAAATGGAAAACGCCCTGATCACGGTGACCACCGCTTACCCCGGGGCCAACGCCGAAACCATCCAGGGTTACATCACCCAACCGATGCAGCAGAGCCTGGCCAGCGCCGAGGGCATCGACTACATGACCTCGGTCAGTCGCCAGAACTTTTCGGTGATCTCGATCTACGCGCGCATCGGTTCCAACAGCGATCGCCTGTTCACCGAACTGCTGGCCAAGGCCAACGAGGTCAAGAACCAACTGCCTCAGGACGCCGAAGACCCGGTGTTGAGCAAGGAAGCCGCCGACGCGTCGGTGCTGATGTACATCAGTTTCTTCAGCAAGGAGCTGAGTAACCCGCAGATCACCGACTACCTGTCACGGGTCATCCAGCCGAAACTGGCGACCCTGCCGGGCATGGCCGAAGCCGAGATTCTCGGCAACCAGGTGTTCGCCATGCGTCTTTGGCTAGACCCGGTGAAACTCGCCGGTTTCGGCCTGAGCGCCAGCGATGTGACCGACGCCGTGCGCCACTACAACTTCCTCTCCGCCGCCGGCGAAGTGAAAGGCGAGTACGTGGTCACCAGTATCAACGCCAACACCGAACTCAAATCCGCTGAAGCCTTCGGCGCGATCCCGCTCAAGGTCGACGGTGACAGTCGAGTGTTGCTGCGGGACGTGGCGCGGGTCGAGATGGGCGCGGAGAACTACAACTCCGTCAGCTCCTTCGGCGGCACGCCTTCGGTGTACATCGGCATCAAGGCCACGCCCGGCGCCAACCCGCTGGACGTGATCAGGGAAGTGCGCAAGATCATGCCGGACCTGGAAGCCCAGCTGCCGCCGAACCTCAAAGGCGAAATTGCCTACGACGCCACGTTGTTCATTCAGGCCTCTATCGACGAAGTGGTGAAAACCCTGTTCGAAGCGGTACTGATCGTGATCGTGGTGGTGTTCCTGTTCCTGGGCGCCCTGCGCTCGGTGGTGATCCCGGTGGTGACCATTCCACTGTCGATGATCGGCGTGATGTTCTTCATGCAGATGATGGGCTACTCGATCAACCTGCTGACCTTGCTCGCGATGGTATTAGCCATCGGTCTGGTGGTGGACGACGCCATCGTGGTGGTGGAAAACATTCACCGGCACATCGAAGAGGGCAAGACACCGCTGGATGCCGCGCTTGAAGGCGCTGCGGAAATCGCGATGCCGGTGGTGTCGATGACCATTACCCTGGCGGCGGTCTATGCGCCGATCGGCTTCCTGACCGGCCTGACGGGGGCGTTATTCAAGGAGTTCGCCCTGACCCTGGCCGGGGCGGTGGTGATTTCCGGCGTAGTAGCGCTGACGCTGTCGCCGATGATGTGCGCCCTGCTGCTGCGCCACGATGAAAACCCTACCGGCCTGGCCCATCGCCTGGACGTGATCTTCGAAGGCCTCAAACGCCGCTATCAGAGTGTGCTTCATGGCACCCTCAACACCCGGCCGGTGGTGCTGGTGTTCGCGGTGATCGTGCTCTGCCTGATTCCGGTGCTGCTCAAATTCACCCAGTCGGAACTGGCGCCGGACGAAGACCAGGGCGTCATCTTCATGATGGCCAATGCCCCGCAACCGGCCAACCTCGACTACATGAACACCTACACCGACGAGTTCCTCGCGATTTTCAAGGAGTTCCCCGAGTACTACTCCTCGTTCCAGATCAACGGCTTCAACGGCGTGCAATCGGGGATCGGTGGCTTCCTGCTCAAACCCTGGAACGAACGCAGCCGAACCCAGATGCAGATCCTGCCCGAGGTTCAGGGCAAACTGGCAAGCATTCCGGGCTTGCAGATTTTCGGCTTCAACCTGCCTTCCCTGCCGGGCACGGGTGAAGGCTTGCCGTTTCAATTCGTGATCAACTCGGCCAACAGCTATGAGTCATTGTTGGAAGTGATGGACCGGGTGAAAAAAAGAGCGATGGAATCCGGCAAGTTTGCTTTTGTCGACGTCGACCTGGCCTTCGACAAACCCGAAGTCGTGGTGGATATCGATCGCGCCAAGGCCGCACAAATGGGTGTATCGATGCAGGACCTGGGCGGCACCCTCGCGACGATGCTGGGTGAAGCAGAGATCAACCGTTTCACCATCGAAGGCCGCAGCTACAAAGTCATTGCGCAGGTGGAACGTCCCTTCCGGGATAACCCCGACTGGCTAAACCATTATTACGTGAAGAACACCAAAGGCGAATTGCTGCCCCTGTCGACCCTGATCACCGTGACGGACCGGGCGCGACCGCGTCAGTTGAACCAGTTCCAGCAACTCAACTCGGCGATTCTTTCCGGGGTCCCGCTGGTCAGCATGGGTGAAGCCATCGACACCGTGCGCCAGATCGCTCGGGAAGAAGCGCCGGCGGGTTACGCCGTCGACTATGCCGGTGCGTCACGGCAATACGTTCAGGAAGGCAGCGCACTGTGGGTCACCTTCGCCCTGGCATTGGCGATCATCTTCCTGGTGCTGGCGGCCCAGTTCGAAAGCTTCCGCGATCCGCTGGTGATTCTGGTGACCGTGCCGCTGTCGATCTGTGGCGCGTTGATTCCGCTATTCCTTGGCTGGTCGAGCATGAACATCTATACCCAGGTCGGGCTGGTGACGTTGATCGGGCTGATCAGCAAGCACGGGATCCTGATCGTCGAGTTCGCCAACCAGTTACGCAAGGAGAAGGGGCTGACGCCTCGCGAAGCGGTGGAGGAAGCGGCGGCCATTCGCCTGCGTCCGGTATTGATGACCACGGCAGCGATGGTGTTCGGCATGGTGCCGTTGATCATCGCCACGGGCGCGGGGGCGGTCAGCCGGTTCGACATTGGCACGGTGATCGCGACGGGGATGTCAATCGGGACGCTGTTCACATTGTTCGTGCTGCCGTGCATTTACACGTTGCTGGCCAAGCCCGATAAACCCTGA
- a CDS encoding efflux RND transporter periplasmic adaptor subunit — protein MLRRRMLIMLGVVLLIVLVLAGYKAFSIYTMMQGFSVPKPPINVAVATATERPWQSRLPTVGTLTALQGVDLSLEIAGTVKEVQFESGQKVKAGQPILQLETSVETALLATAQADLGLAQLDYGRGSQLVGSQAISKGEFDRLSAVLQKSRATVNQLKAALERRRILAPFSGTIGIRQVDVGDYVASGTMIATLQDISSLYVDFFVPEQSVPKIALGQPVQVIVSAYPTESFPGTVSAINPKVESSTRNVLVRATLANPDDKLLPGMFASLQVLLPDPQPRIVVPESAITYTLYGNSLYVVAQKKAEDGSLEKDDKGEPILIAERRFVETGERRDGMVMITKGVQNGEKVVTAGQIKLDHGAHIAISDDKTLAEKSSQPRAD, from the coding sequence ATGCTGCGCCGCCGCATGCTGATCATGTTGGGTGTTGTTCTGCTGATCGTGCTGGTCCTGGCCGGTTACAAAGCCTTCTCCATCTATACGATGATGCAGGGCTTTTCCGTGCCGAAACCGCCGATAAATGTCGCCGTGGCCACCGCCACCGAACGTCCGTGGCAAAGCCGTTTGCCAACGGTCGGCACCCTCACCGCGCTGCAAGGAGTCGACCTGAGTCTGGAGATCGCCGGCACCGTCAAGGAAGTGCAGTTCGAGTCCGGGCAGAAGGTAAAGGCAGGTCAACCGATCCTGCAACTCGAGACCTCCGTTGAAACTGCCCTGCTGGCAACCGCTCAAGCCGACCTGGGACTGGCGCAACTGGATTATGGTCGCGGCAGCCAATTGGTGGGCAGCCAGGCCATTTCCAAAGGCGAGTTCGACCGACTCTCGGCGGTATTGCAAAAGAGCCGGGCCACGGTCAATCAGCTCAAGGCGGCCCTGGAGAGAAGGCGCATCCTCGCCCCGTTCAGCGGGACCATCGGCATTCGACAGGTAGACGTCGGCGACTACGTGGCCAGCGGCACGATGATCGCCACCCTGCAAGACATCAGCAGCCTCTACGTCGACTTCTTTGTGCCCGAACAATCGGTGCCGAAAATCGCCCTCGGCCAACCGGTACAAGTCATTGTCTCGGCCTACCCGACAGAGAGTTTCCCCGGCACTGTCAGTGCGATCAACCCGAAGGTCGAGAGCAGCACCCGCAACGTGCTGGTGCGCGCAACCCTGGCCAACCCCGATGACAAACTGCTGCCGGGGATGTTCGCCAGCCTGCAGGTGCTGTTGCCCGATCCGCAGCCACGCATCGTCGTGCCGGAAAGCGCGATCACCTACACCCTTTATGGCAACTCGCTGTACGTCGTTGCGCAGAAAAAGGCCGAAGACGGCAGCCTCGAAAAAGACGACAAGGGCGAGCCGATCCTGATTGCCGAACGACGCTTCGTCGAAACCGGCGAGCGCCGCGACGGGATGGTCATGATCACCAAAGGCGTGCAGAACGGCGAAAAAGTGGTCACCGCCGGCCAGATCAAACTGGACCACGGCGCGCACATTGCCATCAGCGACGACAAGACCCTAGCCGAGAAGAGCAGCCAGCCACGCGCTGACTGA
- a CDS encoding DUF1513 domain-containing protein, translated as MLRRQALTLGGLLLGAVTLGGWTLFKQKDKSPLLLSARDDGDGKHYAVGYRLDGTRVFATQVGQRCHDIINHPTLPMALFVARRPGTESYLIDLRDGTLLQTVVSQPNRHFYGHAVIHKSGEWLYATENDTSDPGRGLLGVYQFEGERLVHSGELSTHGVGPHQVSWMPDGETLVVANGGIRTEAESRVEMNLNAMEPSLVLMQRDGTLLSKETLAQQMNSVRHLGIASDGTIVAGQQFMGAAHESSELLAIKRPGQPFVAFPVPEHQLQAMGHYTASVAVHSELRLVALTAPRGNRFFIWDLDSGEVRLDAPLPDCAGVGAVADGFVVTSGQGRCRYYDCRQATLVAKPLELPAGLWDNHLHLMV; from the coding sequence ATGCTGCGACGCCAGGCTCTGACGTTGGGGGGGTTGCTGCTGGGTGCGGTGACACTGGGCGGCTGGACGCTGTTCAAGCAAAAGGACAAAAGCCCGCTGCTACTCTCGGCGCGGGACGATGGCGACGGCAAGCACTACGCCGTCGGTTATCGGCTGGACGGCACCCGGGTGTTTGCCACCCAGGTCGGCCAGCGTTGCCACGACATCATCAACCACCCGACCCTGCCGATGGCGCTGTTCGTCGCCCGGCGTCCGGGCACCGAGAGTTACCTGATCGACCTGCGCGACGGCACGCTGCTGCAAACCGTGGTCTCGCAGCCGAACCGGCACTTCTACGGTCATGCGGTGATTCACAAGAGCGGCGAATGGCTGTACGCCACCGAGAACGACACCTCCGATCCGGGCCGTGGCCTGCTCGGTGTGTATCAGTTCGAGGGTGAACGACTGGTACACAGCGGCGAGCTTTCCACCCATGGCGTCGGCCCGCATCAAGTGTCGTGGATGCCCGATGGCGAGACGCTGGTGGTAGCCAACGGCGGCATTCGCACCGAGGCCGAAAGCCGGGTCGAAATGAACCTCAACGCCATGGAGCCGAGCCTGGTGCTGATGCAACGCGACGGCACGCTGCTGAGCAAGGAAACATTGGCCCAGCAGATGAACAGCGTGCGGCACTTAGGGATAGCCAGCGACGGCACCATCGTCGCCGGTCAGCAGTTCATGGGCGCTGCTCACGAGTCTTCGGAGCTGCTGGCGATCAAGCGGCCCGGCCAACCATTCGTGGCCTTCCCGGTGCCCGAGCATCAGTTGCAGGCCATGGGGCATTACACCGCCAGCGTTGCCGTGCACAGCGAACTGCGTCTGGTCGCCCTGACCGCGCCGCGGGGCAACCGCTTTTTTATCTGGGACCTGGACAGTGGTGAAGTACGCCTGGACGCGCCACTTCCCGATTGCGCCGGCGTAGGGGCCGTGGCCGATGGTTTTGTCGTAACCTCGGGCCAGGGCCGTTGCCGGTACTACGATTGCCGCCAGGCAACCCTTGTTGCAAAACCTCTGGAGTTACCTGCGGGGCTCTGGGACAACCATCTTCATCTGATGGTTTAA
- a CDS encoding imelysin family protein, with the protein MFRPKLLFTSLAALALGACSPQDPQAVTSAAIAKQVILPTYSRWVEADRQLAVSALAFCQGKETLDTARADFLHAQKAWAELQPLLIGPLAEGNRSWQVQFWPDKKNLVGRQVEQLVTAQPQIDAAALAKSSVVVQGLSAYEYILFDSKIDMADSTQKAKYCPLLTAIGERQKQLAEEILSRWNTNDGMLAQMSKFPNQRYADSHEAIADLLRVQVTALDTLKKKLGTPMGRQSKGTPQPFQADAWRSQSSLKSMEASLTAAQTVWVGVDNKGLRGLLPSEQKPLADKIDGAYAASLKLLASNQRSLTDMLTDDAGRQQLNAIYDSLNVVHRLHEGELAKALGIQLGFNANDGD; encoded by the coding sequence ATGTTCCGTCCCAAATTGTTGTTCACCAGCCTTGCCGCCCTCGCCCTGGGCGCCTGTTCGCCCCAGGATCCGCAAGCGGTCACGTCGGCGGCCATCGCCAAGCAAGTGATCCTGCCGACCTACAGCCGCTGGGTCGAAGCCGACCGGCAACTGGCAGTCAGCGCCCTGGCCTTCTGCCAAGGCAAGGAAACCCTGGACACCGCCCGCGCCGACTTCCTGCACGCGCAGAAAGCCTGGGCCGAGTTGCAACCGCTGCTGATCGGGCCATTGGCCGAGGGCAACCGTTCGTGGCAGGTGCAGTTCTGGCCGGACAAGAAGAACCTGGTAGGCCGTCAGGTCGAACAACTGGTCACCGCGCAACCGCAAATCGATGCTGCCGCCCTGGCCAAGTCCAGCGTCGTGGTGCAAGGCCTCTCGGCCTATGAATACATCCTGTTCGACAGCAAGATCGACATGGCCGACAGCACACAGAAAGCCAAATACTGCCCGCTGCTGACCGCCATTGGCGAACGTCAGAAGCAATTGGCCGAAGAGATCCTGTCGCGCTGGAACACCAACGACGGCATGCTCGCGCAGATGAGCAAATTCCCCAACCAGCGCTACGCCGATTCCCATGAAGCGATCGCCGATCTGCTGCGCGTGCAAGTGACGGCGCTGGACACCCTGAAGAAAAAACTCGGCACGCCGATGGGCCGTCAGAGCAAGGGCACGCCACAGCCGTTCCAGGCCGATGCCTGGCGCAGCCAATCTTCGCTGAAAAGCATGGAAGCGAGCCTGACTGCTGCGCAAACCGTCTGGGTCGGTGTCGACAACAAAGGCTTGCGCGGTCTGTTGCCGAGCGAGCAGAAACCCTTGGCCGACAAGATCGACGGGGCCTACGCAGCGTCCCTGAAACTGCTCGCCAGCAACCAGCGCTCACTGACCGACATGCTCACTGACGATGCCGGGCGCCAGCAGCTCAACGCTATCTACGACAGCCTCAACGTTGTCCATCGCCTGCACGAAGGCGAACTGGCCAAGGCGCTGGGCATTCAACTGGGCTTCAACGCCAACGACGGTGACTGA